The DNA sequence TGTTGACTACCATGTTTTCCACTTAGGTGTGACAGTCGATGACAAAGTCCAGAATTATGGTCTCTCTTTGATTGAACTGTTCATAGTTCTTATGCAACTGAATGACACAATTCATGAAGGTGATGGAGATAGAAATGTTATTAATTGGAAATACCTTTTGTGGGTTTTCAAAGCCAATAACAAATTGTCAAAGTATGCAATTGAAGGAATGTACCTCCTAACTTCAGTAAAGTGCATGCTGACCCACCAGGTGTCCAAACGTGTTATTTGGGGAAGAGGGTCCAATAAGAAAGGGAAAATTGGAGTCAATATGCCAAATGATTTAGAAATGGAGCATACCATCAAGAGCACAAAAAATCTGATAACTTCAATGGGGGCAAATAAAACTGAGAAGGCTGTGCTTCAT is a window from the Porites lutea chromosome 10, jaPorLute2.1, whole genome shotgun sequence genome containing:
- the LOC140951104 gene encoding uncharacterized protein, with translation MNQNSTREIGTLKYFRERITHYNVPTTVKNNPDAYEEFFVSVGRAYLVEVFLEFFGMENTESEPTKNLPEQNASLEAKKEHFDNVLGKFVDYHVFHLGVTVDDKVQNYGLSLIELFIVLMQLNDTIHEGDGDRNVINWKYLLWVFKANNKLSKYAIEGMYLLTSVKCMLTHQVSKRVIWGRGSNKKGKIGVNMPNDLEMEHTIKSTKNLITSMGANKTEKAVLHRQSLKSVNPCMPMMRVQMSSHRQLLTLKKVLIEMKALCWGI